A part of Streptomyces sp. DSM 40750 genomic DNA contains:
- a CDS encoding PadR family transcriptional regulator yields MSIGHTLLGLLESGPRHGYDLKRAFDEKFGHDRPLHYGQVYSTMSRLLKNGLVEVDGIEPGGGPERKRYAITEAGITDVQRWLATPEKPEPYLQSTLYTKVVLALLTDRNAADILDTQRSEHLRMMRILTDRKRKGDLADQLICDHALFHLEADLRWLELTAARLGKLAEAVVR; encoded by the coding sequence ATGTCCATCGGTCACACCCTCCTGGGACTCCTGGAGTCCGGGCCCCGACACGGTTACGACCTGAAGCGGGCCTTCGACGAGAAATTCGGTCACGACCGGCCACTGCACTACGGCCAGGTCTACTCGACGATGTCGCGCCTGCTGAAGAACGGCCTCGTCGAGGTCGACGGCATCGAGCCCGGCGGCGGCCCCGAGCGCAAGCGGTACGCGATCACCGAGGCGGGCATCACCGATGTCCAGCGGTGGCTCGCGACGCCCGAGAAGCCCGAGCCGTATCTGCAGTCGACCCTCTACACGAAGGTCGTCCTCGCCCTGCTCACCGACCGGAACGCGGCCGACATCCTCGACACCCAGCGTTCCGAGCACCTGCGCATGATGCGCATCCTCACCGACCGCAAGCGCAAGGGCGACCTGGCCGACCAGTTGATCTGCGACCACGCCCTGTTCCATCTGGAGGCCGATCTGCGATGGCTGGAGCTGACCGCCGCCCGACTGGGCAAGCTGGCCGAGGCGGTGGTCCGGTGA
- a CDS encoding ATP-binding SpoIIE family protein phosphatase: MDSTRVTEHPTSHERPQSGAGPTDPRGALLRTQEPLRTTPAAALPTQARMGDAPAEPGTAASCAKSGQAPSEHAQPALSEHSQPAATEPDPHRPRPTPETIPAQPGGEPDRSAGTGGLERRSGQGVPPGAPMPMRRDGDRLRFVGAATRRIARGIDLDEIVMGLCRATVPTFSDAILVYLREPLPVGDERPTGPMVLRLRRTDRIPEERDTEGGFMPVLQPEQPVDLAVVTAEQCEVRPGGALAEVLRGVRPVFADAPAAHDALPELLGPDAELTVPTGQRAILAPLRGRRRVIGAAVFLRRPERMAFEQDDLLVAAQLATHSALGIDKAVLYGREAYIADELQRTMLPEALPRCTGVRLAHRYLPAAETARVGGDWYDAIPLPGSRVALVVGDVMGHSMTSAAIMGQLRTTAQTLAGLDLPPQEVLHHLDEQAQRLGTDRMATCLYAVYDPVSHRITIANAGHPPPVLLHLGGRAEVLRVPPGAPIGVGGVDFEAVELDAPAGGTLLLYTDGLVESRLRDVWTGIEQLREKLAATAQLTGPDHPPPLEALCDEVLDMLGPGDRDDDIALLAARFDGIAPSDVAYWFLEPEEMAPGRARRLARHALSRWGLEDLTDSVELLISEVVTNAVRYATRPVTLRLLRTDVLRCEVTDDVPQLPRLRQARATDEGGRGLYLVNRLAKRWGATRLSAGKVVWFELNQA; this comes from the coding sequence ATGGATTCGACACGCGTGACGGAGCACCCCACCTCCCACGAGCGCCCTCAGAGCGGCGCCGGCCCCACGGATCCCCGCGGGGCGCTCCTGCGTACCCAGGAGCCGTTGCGAACCACGCCCGCCGCGGCCTTACCCACACAGGCACGCATGGGTGACGCGCCGGCCGAGCCGGGCACCGCGGCCTCGTGCGCGAAGAGCGGACAGGCCCCTTCGGAGCACGCCCAGCCGGCGCTCTCCGAGCACTCCCAGCCCGCGGCCACCGAGCCCGACCCGCATCGCCCTCGGCCCACGCCGGAGACCATCCCGGCGCAGCCCGGCGGCGAGCCGGACCGGTCGGCCGGTACCGGCGGTCTGGAGCGGCGCAGCGGGCAGGGAGTGCCGCCGGGCGCCCCCATGCCCATGCGGCGGGACGGCGACCGGCTGCGCTTCGTGGGTGCCGCAACCCGGCGGATCGCCCGCGGCATCGACCTGGACGAGATCGTGATGGGTCTGTGCCGGGCCACCGTGCCGACGTTCTCGGACGCGATCCTCGTGTATCTGCGCGAGCCGCTGCCGGTCGGCGACGAGCGGCCCACCGGGCCCATGGTGCTGCGCCTGCGCCGCACCGACCGGATCCCCGAGGAGCGGGACACCGAGGGCGGTTTCATGCCCGTGCTCCAGCCCGAGCAGCCCGTCGATCTGGCGGTGGTCACCGCCGAGCAGTGCGAGGTGCGGCCCGGCGGGGCGCTCGCCGAGGTGCTGCGGGGCGTACGGCCGGTCTTCGCGGACGCGCCCGCCGCGCACGACGCGCTGCCCGAACTGCTCGGGCCGGACGCCGAACTGACCGTGCCGACCGGCCAGCGGGCGATCCTCGCACCGCTGCGCGGCCGACGCCGGGTGATCGGGGCGGCGGTCTTCCTGCGCCGCCCGGAGCGGATGGCGTTCGAGCAGGACGACCTGCTGGTCGCCGCCCAGCTCGCCACGCACAGCGCGCTCGGCATCGACAAGGCGGTGCTGTACGGCCGCGAGGCGTACATCGCCGACGAGTTGCAGCGCACGATGCTGCCGGAGGCGCTGCCGCGCTGCACCGGCGTACGGCTCGCGCACCGGTATCTGCCGGCCGCCGAGACGGCGCGGGTCGGCGGCGACTGGTACGACGCGATCCCCCTGCCGGGCAGCCGGGTCGCCCTCGTGGTGGGTGACGTCATGGGGCACTCGATGACGTCCGCCGCGATCATGGGGCAGCTGCGGACGACCGCGCAGACGCTGGCAGGACTGGATCTGCCGCCGCAGGAGGTGCTGCACCACCTCGACGAGCAGGCTCAGCGGCTGGGTACGGACCGTATGGCGACGTGCTTGTACGCCGTGTACGACCCGGTCTCGCATCGGATCACCATCGCCAACGCCGGGCATCCGCCGCCGGTGCTGCTGCATCTGGGCGGGCGTGCCGAGGTGCTGCGGGTGCCGCCGGGTGCGCCGATCGGTGTGGGCGGGGTGGACTTCGAGGCGGTGGAGCTGGACGCGCCGGCCGGTGGCACGTTGTTGCTGTACACCGACGGGCTCGTGGAGTCCCGGCTCCGGGATGTGTGGACCGGGATAGAGCAGTTGCGGGAGAAGCTGGCCGCGACCGCGCAGTTGACCGGGCCGGATCATCCGCCGCCGCTGGAAGCGCTGTGCGACGAGGTGCTCGACATGCTCGGCCCGGGGGACCGGGACGACGACATCGCGCTGCTCGCCGCGCGGTTCGATGGGATCGCTCCCAGCGATGTCGCGTACTGGTTCCTGGAGCCGGAGGAGATGGCTCCGGGGCGTGCGCGGCGGCTGGCTCGGCATGCGCTGTCCCGCTGGGGTCTTGAGGATTTGACCGACTCCGTCGAGCTGCTCATCAGTGAGGTCGTCACCAATGCGGTGCGGTATGCGACGCGGCCGGTGACGTTGCGGTTGCTGCGGACCGATGTACTGCGGTGTGAGGTGACCGATGACGTGCCTCAGCTGCCTCGGCTCCGGCAGGCCCGGGCGACGGACGAGGGGGGCCGTGGGCTCTACCTGGTCAATCGGCTGGCCAAGCGGTGGGGGGCTACTCGGTTGAGTGCGGGGAAGGTTGTCTGGTTCGAGTTGAATCAGGCGTGA
- a CDS encoding transglycosylase domain-containing protein: protein MGRAEERRARQRGGRRAAPKRSSGGGAEAGATTTVIGSPEGGGGRAAARAAAKGGAKGGAKKKKSGIRRLFTWKKILGTFFGLCLLVMGAFVVLYLMIEIPEGNPDATKESNVYEYKNGKILARTGKGTTAREIVGLDKVPPGVQRTFVAAENKTFYTDPGVDFKGMTRGLINTLSGKGKQGGSTITQQYVKNYYLTSDQTVTRKLKELVISLKLERNESKDYILAGYINTSYYGRGASGIQAAAQAYYRKDADKLTVSEGAYLAALLQAPSQYDLAVASPTGRKLVMARWNYVLDNMVEMKWLDASERKDMKFPKLKPPQATPDMAGQTGYLVEAANGELARQLVASGRASDREQATALIDKGGWTVKLNIDPKKQAALEKAVKQRLTSKLDPKKRKVDAHIQAGAVSVDPKTGKVLAMYGGVDYVKHYQNNATRRDYQPASTFKPVILAAAVDEGAETQDGDPITANTIYDGDSGHEVVDNGTKVGFKPPNEDNVDYGDVTVQTAMNKSINSVFAQMGVDVGMEKVMEVANKLGMDTEDMEAVPAQTLGSMGASPLEMAGIYATLDNHGKKVTPTILASAEHRAGAVTIADPIGERVISQEAADTVTSVLTGVVDDGTAKTSVRDNPDRDGQQVAGKTGTSDENRSAWFTGYTPNLVTSVGLFGEDMTKNGKHVSMYKAAGVPRVNGGGFPAQIWATYTFGVMGKTTEFELETTQGAAVEPTESPTPSLTPETTPETTPEETPETTPETTPETTPETTPETTPEETPETTPEETPSDDGDIELPTDPNDPQADD, encoded by the coding sequence ATGGGGCGAGCGGAAGAAAGACGAGCGCGGCAGCGCGGCGGTCGCCGCGCGGCGCCCAAGCGCTCGTCCGGGGGCGGGGCGGAAGCAGGGGCGACGACGACGGTCATAGGCTCGCCCGAGGGCGGCGGCGGCCGGGCGGCGGCCAGAGCCGCGGCCAAGGGCGGCGCCAAGGGCGGTGCCAAAAAGAAGAAGAGCGGCATACGCCGCCTCTTCACCTGGAAGAAGATCCTGGGCACGTTCTTCGGGCTCTGCCTGCTCGTCATGGGCGCGTTCGTCGTGCTGTACCTGATGATCGAGATCCCCGAGGGGAACCCGGACGCGACCAAGGAAAGCAACGTCTACGAGTACAAGAACGGCAAGATCCTCGCGCGTACGGGCAAGGGCACCACCGCTCGCGAGATCGTCGGTCTCGACAAGGTCCCCCCGGGCGTCCAGCGGACCTTCGTCGCCGCCGAGAACAAGACCTTCTACACGGACCCCGGTGTCGACTTCAAGGGCATGACCCGCGGTCTGATCAACACCCTGTCCGGCAAGGGCAAGCAGGGTGGCTCCACGATCACTCAGCAGTACGTCAAGAACTACTACCTGACCTCGGACCAGACGGTGACCCGCAAGCTCAAGGAGCTGGTCATCTCCCTGAAGCTGGAACGCAACGAGTCCAAGGACTACATCCTCGCGGGCTACATCAACACCAGCTACTACGGCCGGGGCGCCTCGGGCATCCAGGCCGCGGCCCAGGCGTACTACCGTAAGGACGCCGACAAGCTCACCGTCTCGGAGGGCGCGTACCTCGCCGCGCTCCTCCAGGCCCCCAGCCAGTACGACCTGGCCGTCGCCTCCCCGACCGGCAGGAAGCTGGTCATGGCGCGCTGGAACTACGTCCTGGACAACATGGTCGAGATGAAGTGGCTGGACGCCTCCGAGCGCAAGGACATGAAGTTCCCGAAGCTGAAGCCGCCGCAGGCCACACCCGACATGGCGGGGCAGACCGGCTATCTGGTGGAGGCCGCCAACGGGGAGCTGGCCCGCCAGCTCGTCGCCAGCGGCAGGGCGTCCGACCGTGAGCAGGCCACAGCGCTCATCGACAAGGGCGGCTGGACCGTCAAGCTCAACATCGACCCGAAGAAGCAGGCGGCGTTGGAGAAGGCCGTCAAGCAGCGGCTCACCAGCAAGCTCGACCCCAAGAAGCGCAAGGTCGACGCGCACATCCAGGCCGGCGCGGTCTCGGTCGACCCGAAGACCGGCAAGGTCCTCGCCATGTACGGCGGCGTCGACTACGTCAAGCACTACCAGAACAACGCCACGCGCCGGGACTACCAGCCCGCCTCCACCTTCAAACCGGTGATCCTCGCCGCGGCGGTGGACGAGGGCGCCGAGACCCAGGACGGCGACCCGATCACCGCGAACACCATCTACGACGGTGACAGCGGGCACGAGGTCGTCGACAACGGCACCAAGGTCGGGTTCAAGCCGCCGAACGAGGACAACGTCGACTACGGCGACGTCACCGTGCAGACCGCCATGAACAAGTCCATCAACTCCGTCTTCGCCCAGATGGGCGTGGACGTCGGGATGGAGAAGGTCATGGAGGTCGCGAACAAGCTGGGCATGGACACCGAGGACATGGAGGCGGTACCCGCCCAGACCCTCGGCTCCATGGGCGCGAGCCCGCTGGAGATGGCCGGTATCTACGCCACCCTCGACAACCACGGCAAGAAGGTCACCCCGACCATCCTCGCCTCGGCCGAGCACCGGGCCGGCGCGGTCACCATCGCCGATCCGATCGGCGAGCGGGTCATCAGCCAGGAGGCCGCCGACACGGTCACCTCGGTCCTCACCGGCGTGGTCGACGACGGTACGGCCAAGACGTCCGTCCGCGACAACCCCGACCGCGACGGCCAGCAGGTCGCCGGCAAGACGGGTACCTCCGACGAGAACCGCTCCGCCTGGTTCACCGGCTACACGCCGAACCTCGTGACCTCCGTCGGCCTCTTCGGCGAGGACATGACCAAGAACGGCAAGCACGTCTCGATGTACAAGGCCGCCGGCGTCCCCCGCGTCAACGGCGGTGGTTTCCCGGCCCAGATCTGGGCCACCTACACCTTCGGCGTCATGGGCAAGACCACCGAGTTCGAGCTGGAGACCACCCAGGGCGCCGCGGTGGAGCCCACGGAGTCCCCGACCCCGAGCCTGACCCCGGAGACCACCCCGGAGACGACACCGGAGGAAACCCCGGAGACGACACCGGAGACAACACCGGAAACCACCCCGGAGACGACACCGGAGACGACCCCCGAGGAGACTCCGGAGACGACACCGGAGGAGACCCCGAGCGACGACGGCGACATCGAACTACCGACGGATCCCAACGATCCACAGGCGGACGATTAG